One Clostridia bacterium DNA segment encodes these proteins:
- a CDS encoding peptidylprolyl isomerase has protein sequence MGRKWVYIVIAAVLVVILAVGGIVFYTSTNNYAAKVNGQKITKAEYQFFVNLAKAQFTKMGYSDMNQKAQNKTVGELVKEGALDSAVEYKIQLIKAKESNIQLTKEEEKSFSDYFDNTVVKQYGATKLDADKNIKAETGVTLEQFKDIYRNYQLTEKFRYTEAGKIKVSDEDIKKYFADNMRNAEKETVWHILIKTVDDAQKELPEDKVKEAEKKANEVLDKVKAGGNFAELAQQYSEDGGSKYEGGAYIGFPKGQMVPEFEKWAFESKEGMAGIVKTTYGFHVMKKPTFDEVKDKAKNGLLNKKYADLLEKWKKDNIFKPEKNESVIKSIKI, from the coding sequence TTGGGCAGAAAATGGGTATACATTGTTATTGCTGCAGTATTGGTTGTAATCCTTGCAGTGGGCGGTATTGTATTCTATACATCCACTAACAACTATGCAGCTAAAGTAAATGGGCAGAAAATTACTAAAGCGGAGTATCAGTTTTTTGTAAATCTGGCAAAGGCCCAGTTTACAAAGATGGGTTATTCCGATATGAATCAGAAGGCTCAGAATAAAACTGTAGGAGAGCTTGTAAAAGAGGGTGCTCTTGATAGTGCAGTAGAGTACAAAATTCAGTTGATCAAGGCAAAAGAGAGCAATATTCAGCTTACAAAAGAAGAAGAAAAGTCGTTTAGTGACTATTTTGATAATACAGTAGTAAAGCAGTATGGTGCAACCAAGCTTGATGCCGATAAGAATATTAAGGCAGAGACAGGTGTTACACTTGAACAGTTTAAAGATATATACAGAAATTATCAGCTGACGGAGAAATTCAGATATACAGAAGCTGGAAAAATAAAGGTTTCTGATGAAGATATAAAAAAATATTTTGCTGATAATATGAGAAATGCGGAAAAGGAAACTGTATGGCATATTCTTATAAAGACAGTAGATGACGCACAGAAGGAATTGCCGGAAGATAAGGTAAAGGAAGCTGAAAAGAAAGCAAATGAAGTTCTTGATAAGGTTAAAGCAGGGGGGAACTTTGCAGAGCTTGCACAGCAGTATTCAGAGGATGGCGGCTCAAAATATGAAGGTGGAGCGTATATTGGATTCCCTAAGGGACAAATGGTTCCAGAGTTTGAGAAATGGGCATTTGAGTCTAAAGAAGGTATGGCAGGTATAGTAAAAACCACTTACGGTTTTCACGTTATGAAAAAGCCAACGTTTGATGAGGTAAAGGATAAAGCTAAAAACGGCCTCTTAAACAAAAAGTATGCCGATCTGCTTGAAAAATGGAAAAAGGATAATATCTTCAAACCTGAAAAAAATGAAAGTGTTATAAAATCCATAAAGATTTAA